One window of Salmo salar chromosome ssa11, Ssal_v3.1, whole genome shotgun sequence genomic DNA carries:
- the LOC106563213 gene encoding protein FAM166B, which yields MANMEEFPPKFSKVLVTPDPHYIPGYAGYCPQLKYHLGKTYGQLTAKLLSSPEVSRSRRLVLHTGCFPSTETDTGPRDEIWRSHHGERRNLERMIPGYTGFVPKSQNYFSHTYAETCREALSEFDRDQQRVRLASAIPLVSNNTISEFKPRRLSTPLTAISKEPAPYKTMDPWKPKGSPYFMADSSPHKYFISGFTGYVPKSRFLIGTGYPITTNKALVQFGKEMRRDPTSLQLPGEESGALPPIPTVYPSHRGLLPSYTGHVPGYKFRYGQTFEKLTHNALGLSGTQSNGGTIHQTITRTRVEN from the exons ATGGCCAACATGGAGGAATTCCCCCCCAAATTCAGTAAGGTGCTGGTGACACCTGATCCGCACTACATACCGGG GTATGCAGGTTACTGCCCCCAGCTGAAGTACCACCTGGGGAAGACCTACGGCCAACTGACCGCCAAGTTGCTGTCCTCTCCGGAGGTGTCGCGCTCACGTCGCCTGGTCCTCCACACGGGCTGCTTCCCCTccacagagacagacacgggCCCACGGGACGAGATCTGGAGGAGCCACCATGGAGAACGCAGGAATCTGGAGAGGATGATACCGGGATATACTG GCTTTGTTCCCAAAAGCCAGAACTACTTCTCCCATACGTATGCCGAGACGTGTCGCGAGGCCCTGTCTGAGTTTGACCGGGACCAGCAGAGGGTTCGCCTGGCATCAGCAATACCGCTTGTCAGCAACAACACCATCTCAGAGTTTAAA CCTCGGAGACTGAGCACCCCTCTGACGGCCATCTCTAAAGAGCCAGCCCCCTACAAGACCATGGACCCCTGGAAGCCCAAAGGCTCTCCGTACTTCATGGCAGACAGCAGTCCACACAAGTACTTCAtctcag GTTTCACAGGGTATGTGCCCAAATCTCGCTTCTTGATTGGGACGGGCTACCCCATCACCACCAACAAGGCTCTGGTTCAGTTTGggaaggagatgaggagggacCCCACCTCCCTGCAACTCCCTGGGGAGGAATCAGGAGCCCTGCCCCCCATCCCCACTGTCTACCCCTCCCACCGGGGCCTGCTGCCCTCCTACACCGGCCATGTTCCAG GATACAAGTTCAGGTACGGCCAGACCTTTGAGAAGCTTACCCACAATGCCCTGGGGCTGAGCGGCACTCAGAGTAATGGAGGAACAATTCACCAGACAATCACAAGGACCAGGGTAGAGAACTGA